A stretch of the Panicum virgatum strain AP13 chromosome 9N, P.virgatum_v5, whole genome shotgun sequence genome encodes the following:
- the LOC120688970 gene encoding uncharacterized protein LOC120688970: MEATATVREVLMIEEDWRIPFIDFIKEFKLPPGIEAKSIQATRIIRRSKGFILVGNNLYKHSALGILMKCATLEEGKDILREIKEGVCGNHAASRTLVIKAYRSGFFWPTVVSDAEDFVKRCPGYSTTNS; encoded by the exons ATGGAGGCCACGGCCACGGTCAGGGAGGTTCTGATGATTGAGGAAGACTGGAGGATTCCcttcatcgacttcatcaaggagttcaagcttccaccaggCATTGAGGCAAAAAGCATCCAAGCTACCCGCATCATTCGGAGAAGCAAAGGATTCATCTTGGTCGGCAACAACCTATACAAACACTCCGCTTTAggaatcctcatgaagtgtgccACTTTAGAGGAAGGCAAGGATATCTTAAGGGAAATCAAGGAAGGAGTCTGCGGCAATCACGCCGCATCAAGAACACTGGTCATAAAAGCCTACAGATCgggtttcttctggccaactGTTGTATCAGATGCTGAAGACTTCGTCAAGAGGTGTCCTGGAT ATTCAACTACTAATTCATGA